Proteins from one Podospora pseudoanserina strain CBS 124.78 chromosome 1, whole genome shotgun sequence genomic window:
- a CDS encoding hypothetical protein (EggNog:ENOG503P7C4; COG:S), with protein sequence MRLLAGLTAAALSGLAAAASQQTADVYILTANQQSSSETPSIPKEVARHILLQRASRQPYGSDLRDIPSSTDTETAVSHIARFGTGPEPLFSQSDKTNVPQLVVILEGVTYQQSHDLKDALSQAGHPAAFRVSDAPSAAANKNLMTLFRQLGSAPSQPCDLAHALNPANEECWSGVSSVVNYDLQKASSTYSALLASLPQINKLVVASDLEVTLLVLPDFTRSSKINSWSTLAGNPTNNRRRDSGERVITDSTVVWPAPSTPTRSAKVNIQKKAIPACFLSLDACKEATNDCSGHGTCVNKFGTGNATSSDARACFACKCMATVVRRGDEPGTSGKKTVHWGGNMCQKKDVSVPFWLITGFTITIVGAVTFAIGLLFSVGQEQLPGVIGAGVSRGASK encoded by the exons ATGAGGCTCCTCGCTGGCCTCACAGCAGCGGCTCTGTCTGGGCTTGCGGCGGCCGCGAGCCAGCAGACTGCCGATGTCTACATTTTGACGGCCAACCAACAGAGCTCGAGCGAAACACCAAGCATCCCCAAGGAGGTCGCGCGTCACATATTGCTTCAGAGA GCATCGAGACAACCATACGGCAGTGACCTGCGCGATATCCCTAGCTCAACCGACACCGAGACCGCTGTCAGCCACATCGCGAGATTCGGCACCGGCCCGGAGCCCCTCTTCTCGCAGTCCGACAAGACCAATGTCCCACAACTAGTTGTCATTCTCGAAGGCGTTACATACCAGCAGAGCCATGATCTCAAGGACGCCCTTTCACAGGCAGGCCATCCTGCTGCGTTCCGCGTCTCAGACGCCCCCTCGGCTGCCGCCAACAAGAATCTCATGACGCTTTTCCGGCAGTTGGGATCCGCTCCTTCCCAGCCTTGCGACCTGGCCCACGCCCTCAACCCTGCCAATGAGGAATGCTGGAGTGGTGTTTCCTCGGTGGTTAACTATGACCTACAAAAA GCTTCCTCCACCTACTCGGCCCTTCTCGCCTCTCTTCCTCAGATCAACAAGCTGGTGGTCGCTTCCGATCTCGAGGTGACCCTCCTAGTTCTCCCCGATTTTACCCGTTCCTCCAAGATCAACTCGTGGTCCACCCTTGCCGGCAATCCCACCAACAACCGCCGTCGTGACTCTGGAGAAAGGGTCATCACCGACAGCACCGTTGTTTGGCCGGCTCCTTCCACCCCGACCCGTTCCGCAAAGGTCAACATCCAGAAGAAGGCCATCCCTGCCTGCTTCCTTTCTTTGGACGCCTGTAAGGAGGCCACCAATGACTGCTCTGGCCACGGGACATGTGTCAATAAGTTTGGCACCGGCAACGCCACCTCGTCTGATGCCAGGGCATGCTTTGCCTGCAAGTGCATGGCCACCGTCGTCCGCCGCGGCGACGAACCTGGCACCTCGGGCAAGAAGACTGTCCACTGGGGCGGCAACATGTGCCAGAAGAAGGACGTCAGCGTGCCATTCTGGTTGATCACTGGTTTCACCATTACCATTGTTGGTGCCGTTACTTTTGCCATTGGCCTGCTGTTTAGCGTCGGTCAGGAACAGCTGCCGGGTGTCATTGGTGCTGGTGTGAGCAGGGGGGCGTCCAAATAA
- a CDS encoding hypothetical protein (EggNog:ENOG503P2X0) produces MSRLFRPSSVLRFPKVLTKVPTGQVIKIERVRLRHRRRLRLVTFAIKTVLIYQFFEICVAGPLVKVLENQELMESMPEEEEAVDIFIPFPLTTERHEPQPYSGKDPEWREFVRLSKDKERLDQIRRDTVQMVCDAAEKNPALTWKVGKDMKVRRYWMDIDFPYRAPPVYTRKGLLITDEVIAIAETEVESATVKLLERVLWPKPMALSTWALGKALVGRQFSSVAQFFGFEGDSSTHPPDRPVSAGPLPLPTNHSSDVQKALERIRAQATKRPEDVNDPRSISPTPNTPPGPSRDKPISIPNRPPAEHNGNPEKFVGQEKVQSLVGLKPWEEFMKTYTKVWKPIRPDPPRGCFAVSGLVEIETSRGYLVIDVLSWYNPKTRSHDRKSMWMSVRRMQYKQQAPMRP; encoded by the exons ATGTCGCGCCTCTTCAGGCCGTCTTCGGTGCTCCGGTTCCCCAAGGTCTTGACCAAAGTACCAACCGGCCAAGTGATCAAAATCGAAAGAGTACGGCTCAGGCACAGGAGGCGGCTCCGGCTTGTTACCTTTGCCATCAAGACAGTCCTTATCTACCAATTCTTTGAGATATGCGTGGCGGGCCCGCTTGTGAAGGTGCTGGAAAACCAGGAGTTGATGGAAAGCATgccggaagaagaagaggctgtcGACATATTCATTCCGTTTCCCTTGACAACGGAGCGACACGAACCGCAGCCATACTCTGGGAAAGATCCGGAATGGAGGGAGTTTGTGCGGCTATCCAAAGAcaaggagaggttggacCAAATCAGGA GGGACACTGTTCAAATGGTCTGTGATGCCGCTGAAAAGAACCCCGCCTTAACATGGAAGGTTGGGAAAGATATGAAAGTGAGGAGGTACTGGATGGATATTGATTTCCCATACAGGGCACCGCCTGTGTACACGCGCAAAGG CCTGTTGATTACGGACGAAGTGATCGCCATTGCGGAGACAGAGGTTGAGTCGGCGACAGTGAAACTTCTGGAGCGCGTCCTATGGCCAAAGCCCATGGCGTTGTCGACCTGGGCGCTTGGAAAGGCACTCGTTGGCCGTCAGTTCTCTTCGGTTGCGCAATTCTTTGGGTTTGAAGGTGACAGTTCAACCCACCCTCCAGACCGTCCTGTCAGCGCAGGACCTTTGCCGCTCCCAACAAATCACAGCTCTGACGTTCAAAAGGCTTTGGAGCGTATCCGGGCACAAGCAACAAAACGGCCGGAAGACGTCAACGATCCTAGGTCgatctcaccaacccccaacacacCACCTGGCCCATCCAGGGATAAGCCTATCAGCATTCCCAATAGACCGCCGGCCGAACACAATGGCAACCCAGAAAAGTTTGTCGGTCAAGAAAAGGTCCAGTCTCTGGTTGGCCTGAAGCCTTGGGAGGAGTTTATGAAGACGTACACCAAGGTGTGGAAGCCGATTCGACCTGATCCACCTCGCGGTTGCTTCGCCGTCTCAGGTCTTGTCGAGATCGAGACGTCAAGGGGGTACCTGGTGATTGACGTCTTGTCGTGGTACAATCCAAAGACGAGATCCCATGATCGCAAGTCCATGTGGATGTCGGTGAGAAGGATGCAGTATAAACAACAGGCGCCGATGCGTCCCTGA
- a CDS encoding hypothetical protein (EggNog:ENOG503NU52; COG:S), translating to MEAPPSPKRPPSAIPSDSDSRKELGRAVSADTSKATRLQTEQVPTLRASNESTRKIKTNTRVTIPPAYGASHNSPIGNTQEKKSVDYSASQAVEIALSEAGCDEPVSEKTDSQQELYHAFSRREKRLMVWIVSFAGLFSPLSSNIYFPALGAISSHVQTEIAMISLTVTVYMAVQGVAPSFWGPLSDTRGRRITFICTFGVYLIANLGLAFSDDFASLMAFRAIQAAGSAATISVGAGVIGDITTAKERGGYMGSFGGIRMLGQSIGPVIGGIITEFFGFHAIFWFLVVLGFISLVIIVLFLPETLRHIAGNGTIPLRGIHRPVVTRHISKHWKRPDAVSSEEGNITNLTPKFTLGSILSPLRFLFEKDVFVTLLFGAFVYTIWSVVTSSTTALFQPRYQLSNLKVGLIFLPNGAACVSGSYFAGKILDRDYRHVESAYRASNGIPLETPLNRKHLSDLPLSRARLRSFWYLIVLFVFAVAGYGYSLSSPLLASRPGIALPLVLQFVIAITATAIFTQNSALMVDLYPGASASATAVNNLVRCSLGAVGVAGVQFIIDKIGVEAAFLIFAIVTIALTPLMCLQWKYGEVWRAERIARLARREQKQVTGAQV from the exons ATGGAAGCTCCGCCCAGTCCCAAAAGACCCCCGAGTGCCATTCCTTCCGATTCCGATAGCCGAAAAGAGCTTGGGAGAGCGGTAAGTGCCGACACGTCGAAAGCCACCAGGTTACAAACCGAACAAGTCCCTACTTTACGAGCCTCGAACGAGTCCACGCGAAAAATTAAGACAAATACAAGAGTCACCATTCCGCCTGCCTATGGAGCCTCGCATAACTCACCAATTGGCAACActcaagaaaagaagagcgTGGATTATTCAGCCAGTCAAGCCGTCGAAATTGCTCTGTCAGAGGCAGGTTGCGACGAGCCGGTCTCAGAGAAGACGGATTCACAGCAGGAGTTATACCACGCATTTTCGAGGCGGGAGAAGCGGCTTATGGTATGGATAGTATCATTTGCCGGGCTGTTCTCTCCACTTTCAAGCAATATTTACTTCCCTGCGCTGGGTGCCATATCTTCA CACGTACAAACCGAAATCGCCATGATATCGCTCACTGTGACTGTGTACATGGCAGTTCAGGGGGTGGCGCCTTCTTTTTGGGGACCTTTGAGCGACACGCGTGGACGCAGAATCACCTTTATCTGCACTTTTGGCGTGTACCTCATCGCAAACCTCGGGTTGGCATTCAGCGACGACTTTGCCTCATTGATGGCTTTTCGAGCAATCCAAGCTGCTGGCAGTGCCGCGACCATCTCCGTTG GTGCTGGAGTGATTGGCGATATCACAACAGCAAAGGAACGCGGCGGATATATGGGTAGTTTTGGAGGAA TTCGAATGCTCGGCCAGTCAATTGGGCCAGTGATTGGCGGTATTATCACCGAGTTCTTTGGATTTCACGCCATCTTTTGGTTTCTTGTCGTCCTTGGTTTCATAAGTCTCGTGATTATTGTGCTCTTCCTCCCGGAAACCCTTCGTCACATTGCTGGAAATGGCACTATCCCACTGCGCGGCATCCATCGTCCAGTTGTCACTCGCCATATCAGCAAACACTGGAAGCGTCCAGATGCAGTATCCAGTGAGGAGGGCAACATCACGAATTTGACGCCCAAGTTTACTCTGGGCTCGATATTATCGCCACTGCGGTTCCTTTTTGAAAAGGACGTGTTTGTCACGCTATTGTTTGGGGCTTTTGTGTACACGATTTGGAGTGTGGTGACTTCGTCGACAACCGCCCTGTTTCAGCCTCGGTATCAACTCTCCAATTTGAAAGTGGGCCTCATATTCTTACCGAACGGCGCGGCTTGTGTCAGCGGATCATACTTTGCTGGCAAGATTCTTGATCGCGATTATCGGCACGTCGAGTCAGCGTACCGTGCTTCCAACGGGATCCCGCTCGAGACTCCTCTCAACAGAAAGCATTTGTCGGACCTTCCACTTTCCCGTGCTCGACTTCGGTCCTTCTGGTATCTCATCGTCTTGTTCGTGTTTGCCGTTGCGGGGTATGGCTACTCGCTTTCTTCCCCCTTGCTAGCCTCGAGACCGGGTATAGCCCTACCATTGGTTTTGCAGTTCGTCATTGCAATCACAGCAACGGCCATCTTTACCCAAAACAGTGCACTGATGGTGGACTTGTATCCCGGGgccagcgccagcgccaCCGCTGTCAACAATCTCGTTCGGTGCTCGTTGGGCGCTGTGGGAGTGGCAGGGGTGCAGTTTATCATTGACAAGATTGGGGTCGAGGCCGCGTTTCTGATCTTTGCTATCGTAACAATTGCTCTCACGCCTTTGATGTGTCTACAGTGGAAATATGGCGAGGTCTGGAGAGCTGAGAGGATAGCGAGGCTTGCCCGGAGGGAGCAGAAACAAGTAACCGGGGCGCAGGTGTGA
- a CDS encoding hypothetical protein (EggNog:ENOG503NZM8; CAZy:GT2_Glyco_tranf_2; COG:S), translated as MSTPRRPTARTRDTLVTNPPVPPPPELVQDEPYVPSRLRSNKVLRGLFNAFILALCGYGVHQFATLYSEYDYWLYWFIVLATWRYVRFILNCIGWVLYKPAPVPKNPTYTPNRHVTVILPTIDPTGVDFQECISTCAQNEPAQIIVITAGDELLVKTEKAVEKYIKLYPKTNFIVDRALIASKRAQVAVAVPLVSTAITVMLDDHVFWKKDFLKALLAPFEDPEIGLVGTNKRVRRLPNLSVWRRFWNMLGATYLYRHNFEVRSANYWDGGAFVISARTCALRTRIVQDPEYLAGYVDERFFFGLCGPLNPDDDNYNTRFAVRKGWRIKFQYTDDAEIETTVGVADPVHKKFLGQCTRWARTTWRSNPCSLFTDGSVWAFQPYCVYAVYLTSFTNFALFTDAALVALYNWSKQATSQGIWALVIWILFVKFVKVFEYYKRHPNDWWTFPFYVAFAYYHSLIKLWALWTFWDHAWTGRNLGAIKTQANPAGTEAGATAGPAAVAARLQRSMSVSSMTSSLAQEKEGLRSGTAWISNLGSTARLHKSQTIFGGSQVGLLDNLKIVGSHMEKSRDAQVRILGQQDIVFNEVQRLIAEADSIEKQYETMNDNETRNQEALIRLRGQMLRLEQRHGELIRIAGLTATPPALTPAAAKTFKVASRHHTGGGRASPPTENPESIERPFFLNGVRGVRFSRSTVGGTSDDGFGPGRTGADGSGSNESTPRPIVPDNFKDSFPPDTKKSTGDTDSLIANLNIPTIGTQHFVPPSAKKGGQPAAAKGFFPPTQAEKPIEEFSPVPQPRNSPSGFTPKSDLESTTPGEDPAATDSKKSSGSDSTRSPAQTPTRPPGGRRVSKEKNKSVSTPPKQEEAAPPNKPRTPESNPLLKEELEQQNHEDSMRRFYKMLGES; from the coding sequence aTGTCCACTCCTCGACGACCAACTGCGAGGACACGGGACACACTTGTGACCAACCCTCCTGTGCCTCCCCCCCCTGAGCTTGTCCAGGATGAGCCGTACGTCCCATCAAGGCTTAGATCAAACAAGGTACTGAGGGGGCTTTTCAACGCCTTCATCTTGGCCCTCTGTGGCTATGGTGTTCACCAGTTTGCGACCTTGTACTCGGAATACGACTACTGGCTATACTGGTTCATTGTACTGGCAACCTGGCGCTACGTCCGTTTCATTCTCAACTGCATTGGTTGGGTTCTGTATAAGCCAGCCCCCGTTCCCAAGAACCCCACGTACACCCCCAACCGACATGTCACGGTCATCCTGCCCACCATCGACCCTACAGGCGTTGACTTTCAGGAATGCATCAGCACCTGCGCCCAAAACGAGCCTGCTCAGATCATTGTCATCACGGCCGGTGACGAGCTGCTTGTCAAGACAGAGAAGGCAGTCGAGAAGTACATCAAGCTTTATCCCAAGACCAATTTCATCGTGGACCGTGCCCTGATTGCCAGCAAGAGAGCTCAAGTTGCTGTGGCGGTGCCGCTGGTCtcaaccgccatcaccgTCATGCTCGACGACCACGTCTTCTGGAAGAAGGATTTCCTCAAGGCGCTCCTAGCGCCGTTTGAGGATCCAGAGATTGGCTTGGTGGGAACAAACAAGAGAGTCCGCCGGTTGCCGAACCTGTCGGTTTGGCGGCGTTTCTGGAACATGCTGGGGGCGACCTATCTTTACCGCCACAACTTCGAGGTCAGATCGGCCAACTACTGGGACGGGGGCGCCTTTGTCATTTCTGCGCGTACCTGTGCTCTGCGCACCCGTATCGTCCAGGACCCCGAGTACCTGGCCGGCTACGTCGACGAGCGATTCTTCTTTGGGCTCTGTGGGCCTCTCAACCCGGACGATGACAACTACAACACCAGATTTGCCGTGCGCAAGGGCTGGCGCATCAAGTTCCAATACACCGACGACGCCGAAATTGAGACAACTGTTGGCGTGGCCGATCCCGTCCACAAGAAGTTCCTGGGGCAGTGCACGCGCTGGGCCCGCACCACCTGGAGGTCAAACCCTTGCTCTCTCTTCACTGATGGCAGCGTTTGGGCATTTCAGCCCTACTGCGTCTATGCCGtctacctcacctccttcacaAACTTTGCTTTGTTTACCGATGCCGCCCTCGTTGCCCTCTACAACTGGAGCAAGCAAGCCACCAGTCAAGGCATATGGGCCTTGGTTATTTGGATACTTTTTGTCAAGTTTGTCAAGGTCTTTGAGTACTACAAGCGTCACCCCAATGACTGGTGGACTTTCCCATTCTATGTCGCTTTTGCCTATTACCACAGCCTCATCAAGCTCTGGGCGCTGTGGACGTTTTGGGACCACGCCTGGACTGGGCGCAACCTCGGAGCCATCAAAACCCAGGCCAACCCAGCCGGGACAGAAGCGGGAGCCACAGCTGGACCGGCGGCAGTGGCCGCGCGACTGCAGCGTAGCATGTCCGTCAGTAGTATGACTAGCAGTCTTGCGCAAGAGAAGGAAGGTCTGCGCAGCGGCACCGCTTGGATATCAAACCTGGGAAGTACGGCCCGGCTTCACAAGAGCCAAACGATCTTTGGTGGGAGCCAGGTCGGTCTGCTTGACAATCTCAAGATTGTAGGCAGTCACATGGAGAAGTCCCGTGATGCCCAAGTTAGGATTCTTGGTCAACAAGATATTGTCTTCAATGAGGTGCAAAGACTGATTGCGGAGGCCGACTCCATCGAGAAGCAATATGAAACGATGAACGACAACGAGACGAGAAATCAGGAAGCCTTGATCCGTCTTCGCGGCCAGATGCTCCGATTGGAGCAGAGGCACGGAGAGCTCATCCGTATCGCCGGCCTGACCGCCACGCCGCCCGCACTCACTCCAGCAGCTGCCAAGACCTTCAAGGTGGCAAGTCGGCACCACACAGGGGGTGGCAGAGCCTCACCACCTACAGAAAATCCTGAAAGCATCGAGAGACCATTCTTTTTAAATGGGGTGAGGGGAGTGCGCTTCAGTAGGTCTACTGTCGGCGGGACCAGTGACGACGGCTTTGGTCCTGGCAGGACAGGTGCTGACGGCTCCGGGAGTAACGAGTCCACTCCACGTCCGATCGTTCCCGACAATTTCAAGGACAGCTTCCCACCGGATACTAAGAAGAGTACTGGGGACACCGACTCACTTATCGCGAATTTGAACATTCCCACTATTGGTACACAACACTTTGTGCCTCCCTCTGCGAAAAAGGGAGGAcagcccgccgccgccaagggCTTTTTCCCCCCAACTCAGGCCGAAAAGCCGATCGAAGAATTCTCCCCCGTCCCGCAGCCAAGAAACTCACCTTCAGGTTTCACCCCGAAGTCAGACCTCGAAAGCACCACCCCCGGAGAAGATCCCGCCGCCACGGATAGCAAGAAGAGCTCGGGTTCGGACTCGACCCGCTCGCCGGCACAGACGCCGACCCGCCCGCCAGGCGGTAGAAGAGTTTCCAAAGAGAAGAACAAAAGTGTCAGtacccctccaaaacaagaagaagccgctCCCCCTAACAAGCCCAGAACACCTGAGAGCAACCCGTTGTTGAAAGAGGAGCTCGAGCAGCAGAACCATGAGGATTCTATGAGAAGGTTTTATAAGATGCTTGGCGAGAGCTAG
- a CDS encoding hypothetical protein (EggNog:ENOG503P4XW) has translation MEPSAIHGRDVVGNMVAPSIPYNTLMVSVPQNKLPSAMNDSSTASRDSSGPAHACRSSPSFVLLSASNSSVASFVFYLGSTILWAVLARTLYVVAQGWNTTPTNPAAIVELFNNAGTLLHAILATYWLTWTSLWLVKIAFMVFFYLLGRHAPLQRYLWWTVLVCIVAAYCVTVGLTTDDCLTASGIDIAQKCIGEAKFNRQYFTSRVHLATDISTDLLIVIVSGNIVWRVSIPWKKKLLLMGICCLTIAMVVVAIVRAEAGYSGTSPDVS, from the exons ATGGAGCCCTCCGCCATCCATGGCCGGGATGTGGTGGGAAATATGGTGGCCCCTTCCATCCCCTACAACACCCTGATGGTAAGTGTCCCCCAAAATAAGCTCCCCAGCGCCATGAACGACTCCTCAACCGCCTCTAGGGATTCATCTGGTCCGGCACATGCCTGTCGCTCGTCACCATCCTTCGTCTTGCTTTCCGCATCAAACTCCTCCGTCGCCTCCTTCGTTTTCTACCTAGGCTCGACAATTCTCTGGGCCGTCTTAGCACGCACTCTCTATGTCGTCGCCCAGGGTTGGAACACGACCCCTACAAACCCAGCCGCCATCGTCGAGctcttcaacaacgccgGCACTCTTCTCCATGCCATCCTCGCAACCTACTGGCTCACCTGGACCTCGCTATGGCTGGTCAAGATTGCCTTTATGGTATTCTTCTACCTTCTGGGCAGACACGCTCCTCTCCAGCGCTACCTCTGGTGGACGGTACTTGTCTGCATCGTGGCGGCCTACTGCGTGACGGTCGGGCTGACAACAGATGACTGTCTAACAGCCAGTGGTATCGACATTGCACAAAAGTGCATCGGCGAAGCAAAATTCAACCGGCAGTACTTTACCTCTCGCGTCCACTTGGCAACGGATATCTCGACAGACCTCCTCA TCGTCATCGTATCGGGCAATATCGTCTGGCGGGTCTCTATTCCATGGAAAAAgaagctgttgctgatgggCATCTGCTGCTTGACCATCGCCATGGTTGTCGTGGCCATCGTCCGCGCCGAGGCAGGCTATTCTGGAACCTCTCCCGACGTATCATAG
- the MAE1 gene encoding NAD-dependent malic enzyme, mitochondrial (COG:C; EggNog:ENOG503NWPS), producing MGSQGKPSSKFESLPLSTSGPLECALKGTVLLTHPYFNKGSAFTHEERRDFELAGLLPPSIQTLEQQVQRAYEQYSAHPDDLSKNTFLTSMKEQNEVLYFRLLHDHLPEMFSVVYTPTEGDAIQNYSRIFRRPDGVFLNINDADRVHHDLSLWGTPDDIDYIVVTDGEEILGIGDQGCGGILISIAKLALTTLCAGVHPNRVLPVVLDCGTNNQDLLDDPLYLGLRHKRVTGKRYDDFVDTFVKSARELYPKAYIHFEDFGFDNARRLLEKYRPEIPCFNDDVQGTGCVTLAAILSGLHVTKQNLEDLRMVVFGAGTAGVGIADQVRDAIATERGISKEDAAKQIWLIDKQGLLTTGVESLSKTQKPFARSEDEWSGKDRDLLAVVREVKPNALIGTSTVPKAFTEEIVREMASHVERPIILPLSNPTRLHEAIPANLLKWTDGKALVATGSPFKPIKGPWGQDGQEVEIEVAECNNSVVFPGIGLGSVLCRARLVTDKMLVAAVGGVAELSPALKDDIAPLLPGVEVVRDVSARVARKVIQAALEEGVATEQGIPENEDDLDEWIKEQMWKPVYRPLKFVEKEGATREAKGEMRVVGSLATRD from the exons ATGGGATCCCAAGGCAAGCCGTCGTCCAAATTTGAGAGTCTTCCCTTGTCAACAAGCGGGCCGCTAGAATGCGCGCTCAAGGGCACCGTCCTACTCACCCATCCATACTTCAACAAGGGCTCAGCCTTCACCCACGAAGAGCGTCGAGACTTTGAACTTGCTGGGCTCCTGCCCCCAAGCATCCAAACGCTGGAGCAGCAGGTCCAACGGGCGTATGAACAGTACAGCGCGCATCCTGATGATCTTTCCAAGAACACATTTTTGACCTCGATGAAGGAACAAAATGAGGTGCTCTACTTTAGG CTGCTCCACGATCACCTGCCCGAGATGTTCAGCGTAGTATACACGCCCACAGAAGGTGACGCCATCCAGAACTACTCGCGTATTTTTCGGCGTCCAGACGGAGTgtttctcaacatcaacgatGCCGACCGTGTTCACCATGATCTTTCGCTTTGGGGCACCCCAGATGACATTGACTACATTGTCGTCACGGACGGGGAGGAGATTCTGGGAATTGGGGATCAGGGTTGCGGTGGCATTCTGATCTCAATCGCAAAGCTTGCACTCACGACACTCTGTGCTGGTGTCCATCCTAACCGTGTCCTACCCGTGGTCCTGGATTGCGGGACGAACAACCAGGATCTGCTGGATGATCCATTGTATCTTGGACTCCGGCACAAGCGAGTGACGGGCAAGCGTTATGACGACTTTGTTGATACATTTGTCAAGTCGGCACGGGAGCTGTATCCGAAGGCTTACATCCATTTTGAAGATTTTGGGTTTGACAATG CACGGAGACTACTCGAAAAGTACCGCCCGGAGATTCCTTGCTTCAACGATGACGTCCAAGGTACCGGCTGTGTAACACTTGCCGCCATCCTTTCCGGTCTGCATGTCACGAAGCAGAACCTAGAAGATCTTCGCATGGTGGTATTCGGCGCTGGAACGGCGGGCGTTGGCATCGCTGATCAGGTCCGTGACGCCATCGCTACAGAACGAGGCATCAGTAAGGAAGACGCAGCAAAGCAGATCTG GCTGATTGACAAACAAGGGCTACTGACTACCGGAGTGGAATCACTGTCAAAGACTCAGAAGCCCTTTGCAAGGTCTGAAGATGAGTGGAGTGGAAAGGACAGAGATCTGTTGGCCGTGGTCAGAGAAGTCAAGCCAAACGCGCTGATCGGAACATCCACAGTCCCCAAAGCGTTTACGGAGGAGATCGTGCGCGAGATGGCCTCACATGTCGAGCGCCCCATCATCCTTCCGTTGTCGAATCCGACGCGCCTACACGAAGCTATCCCTGCTAATTTGCTAAAATGGACAGACGGAAAAGCTCTGGTAGCAACTGGAAGCCCGTTCAAACCTATTAAAGGACCATGGGGTCAAGACGGACAAGAGGTTGAGATCGAGGTTGCCGAGTGCAACAACAGTGTCGTGTTTCCAGGCATTGGTCTCGGGTCTGTCCTGTGTCGCGCTCGGCTTGTTACAGACAAAATGCTGGTCGCagcggtgggaggggtggcagAGCTGAGCCCGGCTCTGAAGGACGATATTGCGCCATTGTTGCCCGGTGTTGAGGTCGTGAGGGATGTCAGTGCAAGAGTGGCCCGCAAGGTGATTCAGGCAGctctggaggagggtgttgcaACAGAACAGGGTATTCCAGAGAATGAGGACGATCTTGACGAGTGGATCAAGGAGCAAATGTGGAAGCCCGTGTATCGACCGCTCAAATttgtggaaaaggagggagCTACAAGAGAGGCAAAGGGTGAGATGAGGGTTGTTGGAAGTCTGGCAACACGCGACTGA
- the RPL23A gene encoding 60S ribosomal protein L23A (EggNog:ENOG503P1RU; BUSCO:EOG09265CQO; COG:J) has protein sequence MAKLSRGAPGGKLKMTLGLPVGAIMNCADNSGARNLYIISVKGIGARLNRLPAGGVGDMVMATVKKGKPELRKKVHPAVIVRQAKPWKRFDGVFLYFEDNAGVIVNPKGEMKGSAITGPVGKEAAELWPRIASNSGVVM, from the exons ATGGCCAAACTATC CCGCGGTGCCCCTGGTGGCAAGCTTAAGATGACCCTCGGTCTTCCCGT TGGTGCCATCATGAACTGCGCCGACAACTCTGGTGCTCGCAACCTTTACATCATCTCCGTCAAGGGTATCGGTGCCCGTCTCAACAGACTGcccgctggtggtgttggtgacatGGTCATGGCCACCGTCAAGAAGGGAAAGCCCGAGCTCCGCAAGAAAGTTCACCCCGCCGTCATCGTCCGCCAGGCCAAGCCCTGGAAGCGCTTCGATGGTGTCTTCCTCTATTTCGAGGACAACGCTGGTGTC ATCGTCAACCCCAAGGGTGAGATGAAGGGCTCTGCCATCACCGGCCCCGTCGGTaaggaggctgccgagctCTGGCCCCGCATTGCCAGCAACTCCGGTGTTGTCATGTAA